A single Actinomadura algeriensis DNA region contains:
- a CDS encoding FAD-dependent oxidoreductase, whose amino-acid sequence MPHVVTQSCCNDASCVHACPVNCIHPTPDEPDFHTAEMLYIDPATCVDCGACVSACPVGAILPHTKLADEQLPFLPLNADFYREPRPPAPLLAPKPPPLRVRGGEPPRVAIVGSGPAAMFAADELLTVPGARVEVFERLTVPYGLARTGVAPDHPKTRQVTDLFDRISAQDGCRLFLGVEVGRDVTHEELLEHHHAVIYAVGASSDRRLDVPGADLAGTATEFVAWYNGHPDHAHRTYDLSHRRAVIVGNGNVALDVARVLASDPERLAGTDIAPAALRALRGSRIEEVVVAGRRGPAQSAFTVAELRGLLDTPGIDVAIEGADLDPGPDEASLPHSTVHKLRMLRELDGRAPSGRRRVTLRYLVSPERITRDGVEFARTELVGGRAVPTGETEPVEAGLVLSSIGYHGRPVPGLPFDAATGTVPNVAGRVGTGEPVAGAYVVGWIKRGPTGFIGTNKSCARETVRTLVDDFNEHRLPAPKASPGALDRLLSSRREVPQPA is encoded by the coding sequence ATGCCCCACGTCGTCACGCAGTCGTGCTGCAACGACGCCTCGTGCGTCCACGCCTGCCCGGTCAACTGCATCCACCCCACACCGGACGAACCCGACTTCCACACCGCGGAGATGCTCTACATCGATCCCGCGACGTGCGTGGACTGCGGTGCCTGCGTGTCGGCGTGCCCGGTGGGCGCGATCCTGCCGCACACGAAGCTGGCGGACGAGCAGCTCCCGTTCCTGCCGCTGAACGCCGACTTCTACCGGGAGCCGCGCCCGCCCGCGCCGCTGCTCGCCCCGAAGCCCCCGCCGCTGCGGGTGCGCGGCGGCGAGCCCCCGCGCGTCGCGATCGTCGGATCCGGCCCGGCCGCGATGTTCGCCGCGGACGAGCTGCTGACCGTCCCCGGGGCGAGGGTCGAGGTGTTCGAGCGGCTGACCGTCCCGTACGGGCTGGCCCGGACGGGCGTCGCGCCCGACCACCCGAAGACCCGGCAGGTCACCGACCTGTTCGACCGCATCTCCGCGCAGGACGGCTGCCGGCTGTTCCTCGGCGTCGAGGTCGGCCGCGACGTGACGCACGAGGAACTGCTCGAGCACCACCACGCGGTGATCTACGCGGTGGGCGCCTCGTCGGACCGGCGGCTGGACGTCCCCGGCGCCGACCTCGCGGGGACGGCGACGGAGTTCGTCGCCTGGTACAACGGCCACCCCGACCACGCGCACCGGACGTACGACCTGTCGCACCGCCGCGCGGTGATCGTCGGCAACGGGAACGTGGCGCTGGACGTGGCGCGCGTCCTGGCGAGCGATCCCGAGCGGCTCGCGGGCACCGACATCGCCCCCGCGGCGCTCCGCGCCCTGCGCGGCTCCCGGATCGAGGAGGTCGTGGTCGCGGGGCGGCGCGGCCCCGCCCAGTCGGCGTTCACGGTCGCGGAGCTGCGCGGACTGCTCGACACCCCCGGCATCGACGTCGCGATCGAGGGCGCCGACCTCGACCCTGGACCGGACGAGGCGTCGCTGCCGCACTCGACCGTCCACAAGCTGCGCATGCTTCGCGAACTGGACGGCCGCGCGCCGTCCGGGAGGCGGCGGGTCACGCTGCGGTACCTCGTGTCGCCCGAGCGGATCACCCGGGACGGCGTCGAGTTCGCCCGCACCGAGCTGGTCGGCGGCCGGGCGGTGCCCACCGGGGAGACCGAGCCGGTCGAGGCGGGCCTGGTGCTGTCGTCGATCGGGTACCACGGCCGTCCCGTCCCCGGCCTGCCGTTCGACGCGGCCACCGGCACCGTGCCCAACGTGGCCGGACGCGTCGGGACGGGCGAGCCCGTCGCGGGCGCCTACGTGGTCGGCTGGATCAAGCGCGGCCCGACCGGCTTCATCGGGACGAACAAGTCGTGCGCCCGCGAGACCGTGCGGACCCTCGTCGACGACTTCAACGAGCACCGGCTGCCCGCGCCGAAGGCGTCCCCGGGGGCCCTCGACCGGCTGCTGAGCTCCCGCCGGGAGGTCCCGCAGCCCGCCTGA
- a CDS encoding DUF4184 family protein has protein sequence MPFTLSHPAAVLPLARGPLVPSALVIGSMAPDIPYFFFAMGLRGTTHQAHGVVTVDLLIGLAAFAVWHLLWKRPLAALAPSPIRGRLPVDAPVRWGWAVPSVAIGAATHVFWDAFTHLNWSFAGELPWLTGSFAGMKVYVWLQYVSGVAGLAIVLLWLARWVRTAPVRTDARADAPAAAAGGVSRVPVRAGIGAVSGAGGLLSALLFPDAPDVHTVLYYGAVGTIAAAGLALTAYAVWWHAARPAALEL, from the coding sequence GTGCCGTTCACGCTGAGCCATCCCGCCGCAGTGCTGCCCCTCGCGCGGGGGCCGCTGGTGCCGTCGGCGCTGGTCATCGGATCGATGGCGCCGGACATCCCGTACTTCTTCTTCGCGATGGGGTTGCGCGGGACGACGCATCAGGCGCACGGCGTCGTGACCGTCGACCTGCTCATCGGCCTCGCCGCGTTCGCGGTGTGGCACCTGCTGTGGAAGCGGCCGCTGGCGGCGCTGGCACCGTCCCCGATTCGCGGGCGGCTGCCGGTGGACGCGCCGGTGCGCTGGGGCTGGGCGGTGCCGTCGGTCGCGATCGGGGCCGCCACGCACGTCTTCTGGGACGCCTTCACCCACCTCAACTGGAGCTTCGCCGGTGAGCTGCCCTGGCTCACCGGTTCCTTCGCGGGGATGAAGGTCTACGTGTGGCTGCAGTACGTGAGCGGCGTGGCCGGGCTCGCGATCGTCCTGCTGTGGCTGGCCCGCTGGGTCCGGACGGCCCCCGTACGGACGGACGCGCGCGCCGACGCCCCGGCCGCGGCGGCGGGCGGAGTGTCGCGCGTACCCGTTCGCGCGGGCATCGGGGCGGTGTCGGGGGCGGGCGGCCTGCTGAGCGCGCTGCTGTTCCCCGACGCACCGGACGTCCACACGGTCCTGTACTACGGCGCCGTCGGGACGATCGCCGCGGCGGGCCTCGCGCTCACGGCCTACGCCGTCTGGTGGCACGCCGCCCGTCCCGCCGCGCTGGAACTCTGA
- a CDS encoding MFS transporter, whose product MTATADAAKGPEGAPPIASVGAAVGVMVMFELVSGFLQAGIAPILPAIADLHGVSDSAVTLVVAVQLLASAVCAPAFGRLGDLYGHRRMLRIALVSTAIGSVLVAAAPNFTILLIGRFLQGALVALLPLEISLVRDRLPVDLARRAIARLVAALVLGGLLGAVGMGVAVEAFGDVRVALAVPAVLAVICLPVSMAFVPESITRATGRIDLPGIALLGLGVVGVLTGVTLAAEIGWGNAATLGGLGAGLVLLAAWTVMELRVRQPLVDLRAMAGRHVAPYYFASFAFGIIYFGSQSPNSTFMATDPDEAGYGFGMSALGISMVMLPALLASMLASAGAPRIAAKIGYRVTLITSFCLVAAGTLWFVLFHEHVWQLAAGLVVAALGMGAALSAMPTVIAEASDPAHTGVSTALYNNVKTVGGGVAGGAFGTLLAAAAGSDHPSEGSYTTVWVVCALFAILAAALAYFAGTGEKRA is encoded by the coding sequence GTGACGGCCACCGCCGACGCCGCGAAGGGCCCCGAGGGCGCGCCGCCCATCGCGTCGGTCGGCGCCGCCGTCGGCGTCATGGTCATGTTCGAGCTGGTCAGCGGGTTCCTGCAGGCGGGCATCGCGCCGATCCTGCCGGCCATCGCCGACCTGCACGGCGTGTCCGACTCCGCGGTGACGCTCGTCGTCGCCGTCCAGCTGCTCGCGTCCGCGGTCTGCGCGCCCGCCTTCGGGCGGCTCGGGGACCTGTACGGGCATCGCCGGATGCTGCGGATCGCGCTGGTGTCCACGGCGATCGGGTCCGTGCTGGTCGCCGCCGCGCCCAACTTCACGATCCTGCTGATCGGCCGGTTCCTGCAGGGCGCGCTCGTCGCGCTGCTGCCGCTGGAGATCTCGCTGGTCCGCGACCGGCTCCCCGTCGACCTTGCCCGCCGGGCGATCGCCCGGCTCGTCGCCGCGCTCGTCCTCGGCGGCCTGCTCGGCGCCGTCGGGATGGGCGTGGCGGTCGAGGCGTTCGGCGACGTGCGGGTCGCGCTGGCCGTGCCCGCCGTGCTCGCGGTGATCTGCCTGCCGGTGTCGATGGCGTTCGTCCCCGAATCGATCACCCGCGCCACCGGGCGGATCGACCTGCCCGGCATCGCCCTGCTCGGCCTCGGCGTCGTCGGCGTCCTCACGGGCGTCACGCTGGCCGCCGAAATCGGCTGGGGGAACGCCGCCACGCTCGGCGGTCTCGGGGCCGGGCTCGTCCTGCTGGCCGCGTGGACGGTCATGGAGCTGCGGGTGCGGCAGCCGCTGGTCGACCTGCGCGCCATGGCCGGACGGCACGTCGCGCCGTACTACTTCGCCTCGTTCGCGTTCGGCATCATCTACTTCGGCAGCCAGTCGCCGAACTCCACGTTCATGGCCACCGATCCGGACGAGGCCGGCTACGGGTTCGGCATGTCGGCCCTCGGCATCTCGATGGTCATGCTGCCCGCGCTGCTCGCGAGCATGCTGGCCTCGGCGGGTGCCCCGCGCATCGCCGCGAAGATCGGCTACCGGGTCACGCTGATCACCTCGTTCTGCCTCGTCGCCGCCGGGACCCTCTGGTTCGTGCTGTTCCACGAGCACGTGTGGCAGCTCGCCGCCGGGCTGGTGGTCGCGGCCCTCGGCATGGGCGCCGCGCTGAGCGCCATGCCCACGGTGATCGCCGAGGCGAGCGACCCCGCCCACACGGGCGTCTCGACCGCCCTCTACAACAACGTCAAGACGGTCGGCGGCGGCGTCGCGGGCGGCGCCTTCGGCACTCTCCTGGCCGCCGCGGCGGGCTCGGACCATCCGAGCGAGGGCAGCTATACGACGGTGTGGGTGGTCTGCGCCCTGTTCGCGATTCTGGCCGCCGCGCTCGCCTACTTCGCGGGGACCGGCGAGAAGCGGGCCTGA
- a CDS encoding M20 metallopeptidase family protein: MSIREDAADLREELTVLRRDLHREPELGLDLPRTQEKVLAALDGLPLEITTGEALTSVTAVLRGGRAAAGRPDGTRGPAVLLRGDMDALPVQEDTGLDYASAIPGRMHACGHDLHVAGVVGAAKLLAARRDELPGDIVFMFQPGEEGQGGAEIMIDEGVLDAAGDRVAAAYALHVFSTGLPQGTAVTRPGAILAASDAVHVTVRGKGGHGSSPHAAKDPVPALAAMVTALQTMVTRDLDVFDPAVVTVGSVHAGSAANVIPETGTLEATVRSFSPDAHRRVRAGIERVVRGVAEAHGVAVDIDYEEQYPVTVNDGAQAAFALETARDVLGDERAFELPRPFTGSEDFSFVLNRVPGAFIGLGACPADRDPATAPMNHAPQAAYDDAVLPDAAALLAELAVRRLAREDAS; the protein is encoded by the coding sequence ATGTCGATCCGTGAAGACGCCGCCGACCTGCGCGAAGAGCTGACCGTCCTGCGCCGCGACCTGCACCGGGAGCCGGAACTCGGCCTCGACCTGCCGCGCACCCAGGAGAAGGTGCTCGCCGCCCTGGACGGCCTGCCGCTGGAGATCACCACCGGCGAGGCCCTCACCTCCGTGACCGCCGTGCTGCGCGGCGGGCGCGCCGCCGCCGGGCGCCCGGACGGGACGCGCGGCCCCGCCGTGCTGCTGCGCGGCGACATGGACGCGCTGCCCGTCCAGGAGGACACCGGCCTCGACTACGCCTCGGCGATCCCCGGCCGGATGCACGCCTGCGGCCACGACCTGCACGTCGCGGGCGTCGTCGGCGCCGCCAAGCTGCTCGCCGCGCGCCGCGACGAGCTGCCCGGCGACATCGTGTTCATGTTCCAGCCCGGCGAGGAGGGCCAGGGCGGCGCCGAGATCATGATCGACGAGGGCGTGCTGGACGCGGCGGGCGACCGCGTCGCCGCCGCCTACGCCCTGCACGTCTTCTCCACCGGGCTCCCGCAGGGAACGGCCGTGACCCGCCCCGGCGCGATCCTCGCCGCGTCCGACGCCGTGCACGTGACGGTCCGCGGCAAGGGCGGCCACGGATCGTCCCCGCACGCCGCCAAGGACCCCGTCCCCGCGCTCGCCGCCATGGTCACCGCCCTGCAGACGATGGTGACCCGCGACCTGGACGTCTTCGACCCCGCGGTGGTCACCGTCGGGTCCGTGCACGCCGGAAGCGCGGCCAACGTCATCCCGGAGACCGGGACGCTGGAGGCGACCGTCCGGTCGTTCTCCCCGGACGCGCACCGCAGGGTCCGCGCCGGGATCGAACGGGTCGTGCGCGGCGTCGCCGAGGCGCACGGGGTCGCCGTCGACATCGACTACGAGGAGCAGTACCCCGTCACCGTCAACGACGGTGCCCAGGCCGCGTTCGCGCTGGAGACCGCCCGCGACGTGCTCGGGGACGAGCGCGCCTTCGAGCTGCCGCGTCCGTTCACCGGCTCCGAGGACTTCTCGTTCGTCCTGAACCGGGTCCCCGGCGCGTTCATCGGCCTCGGCGCCTGCCCCGCCGACCGCGACCCCGCCACCGCCCCCATGAACCACGCCCCGCAGGCCGCCTACGACGACGCGGTCCTGCCCGACGCGGCCGCCCTGCTCGCCGAGCTGGCCGTCCGGCGGCTGGCCCGCGAGGACGCCTCGTGA
- a CDS encoding Lrp/AsnC family transcriptional regulator: MHTSGTLDELDHLLVTALQTAPRADWRRIGAALGIDGSTAARRWARLNRAGLAWLACFPVAVEWMTAVVAFIEIDCAPGRLHEVAADIAEDPNVFNLEHVTGGRDLIVTVVLRDNAELARYVGFRLGRLSGVTATRTQIATTLHSEGSRWRLDRLDERQRDVLLAGRPRGTGDLMLRADDRELARLLVEDCRQPVTRLAERTGLSPTTVRRRIARMEGGGALMYRCEVARSLSGWPVTVYLWASAPPDEVARLAGRLAGLRETRMCASLSGADNMLFAVWLRSIDRVQSFETALRRGFPQLTITDRAVGLWQMKLAGQILDPQGRHLRTVPFWTWDDPVSEEALGDLVDRLRAGSGAARRGLG, from the coding sequence ATGCACACATCGGGCACTCTCGACGAACTGGATCACCTGCTCGTCACCGCGCTGCAGACCGCGCCCCGCGCCGACTGGCGCCGCATCGGCGCGGCCCTCGGCATCGACGGCTCCACCGCGGCGCGCCGCTGGGCGCGGCTGAACCGGGCCGGGCTGGCCTGGCTGGCGTGCTTCCCGGTGGCGGTGGAGTGGATGACGGCGGTGGTGGCGTTCATCGAGATCGACTGCGCGCCGGGGCGGCTGCACGAGGTCGCCGCCGACATCGCCGAGGACCCCAACGTGTTCAACCTCGAGCACGTCACCGGCGGCCGCGACCTGATCGTGACGGTCGTCCTGCGGGACAACGCCGAGCTGGCCCGGTACGTCGGGTTCCGGCTCGGGCGGCTTTCCGGCGTCACCGCGACCCGCACCCAGATCGCGACGACCCTGCACTCGGAGGGCAGCCGGTGGCGGCTGGACCGGCTCGACGAGCGGCAGCGGGACGTGCTGCTCGCCGGCCGCCCGCGCGGCACCGGCGACCTCATGTTGCGCGCCGACGACCGCGAGCTGGCGCGGCTGCTCGTCGAGGACTGCCGGCAGCCGGTCACGCGGCTCGCGGAGCGGACGGGCCTGAGCCCCACGACCGTCCGGCGGCGCATCGCCCGGATGGAGGGGGGCGGCGCGCTGATGTACCGGTGCGAGGTCGCGCGGTCGCTGTCGGGCTGGCCGGTGACGGTGTACCTGTGGGCGAGCGCGCCGCCCGACGAGGTGGCGCGGCTGGCGGGACGGCTCGCCGGGCTGCGCGAGACGCGGATGTGCGCGTCCCTGTCCGGCGCCGACAACATGCTGTTCGCGGTGTGGCTGCGGTCGATCGACCGGGTCCAGTCGTTCGAGACGGCGCTGCGCCGCGGCTTCCCGCAGCTGACGATCACCGACCGCGCGGTGGGGCTGTGGCAGATGAAGCTGGCGGGGCAGATCCTGGACCCGCAGGGCCGCCACCTGCGCACCGTCCCGTTCTGGACCTGGGACGATCCGGTGTCGGAGGAGGCGCTCGGCGACCTGGTGGACCGGCTGCGGGCCGGTTCCGGTGCGGCCCGGCGGGGACTCGGCTGA
- a CDS encoding MarR family winged helix-turn-helix transcriptional regulator, with translation MTQRRPGPPADEHATNATGTGGTNVGEMNTVPGDVTSAVERVLSTAALLWSRADQGLEPAVSPIQLRAVEAIARSGRLNLGGLADELGAIPSSTSRLCDRLEAAGLVVRETAPADRREIIVRLTDQGERLHAELTRRRRAAVGEVLEQMSPTSRGRLIDALTEFGQACERQESAGTGGTRAAGSRTA, from the coding sequence GTGACTCAGCGACGACCGGGGCCGCCGGCCGACGAGCACGCGACGAACGCGACGGGCACCGGCGGAACGAACGTCGGCGAGATGAACACCGTGCCGGGTGACGTGACGTCCGCCGTGGAGCGGGTGCTGAGCACGGCGGCCCTGCTGTGGAGCCGCGCCGACCAGGGGCTGGAACCGGCGGTGTCGCCGATCCAGCTGCGCGCGGTCGAGGCGATCGCGCGGTCCGGGCGGCTGAACCTCGGCGGGCTCGCGGACGAGCTCGGCGCGATCCCGTCCTCGACGAGCCGGCTGTGCGACCGGCTGGAGGCGGCCGGGCTGGTGGTGCGCGAGACGGCGCCGGCCGACCGGCGGGAGATCATCGTGCGGCTCACCGACCAGGGCGAACGGCTGCACGCGGAGCTGACCCGGCGGCGCCGCGCGGCGGTGGGCGAGGTGCTGGAGCAGATGTCGCCGACGTCCCGGGGCCGGCTCATCGACGCGCTGACCGAGTTCGGGCAGGCGTGCGAGCGGCAGGAGTCGGCGGGGACGGGCGGGACGCGCGCGGCCGGGTCGCGCACGGCCTGA
- a CDS encoding PP2C family protein-serine/threonine phosphatase, producing MVERALRTAPAHAIPEALAAALERVRPSFAALRILVNDYHSRVLLPVPPLDSGPAADGSDTLRIRGTDAGRAFASRRPVRHSPGGGAAAELLFVPVTSRGERMGVLELAAAEPWSDADLDALQEVGEVLGSALKVAWAHTDRYERARRRKRLTLAAELQWQLLPGHACSGGRFDLAGHLEPAYSIGGDNFDWSAEHDHLALTVTNGSGTGIQAALLTSLTVGAMRNARRSGADIAEQASLANDMVHVRYGGREFTETLVLRIDFADGVVHVIDAGSPRILRMRGTDVTTVELEQQLPLGMFPDTAYKPQRFGIEPGDRLVVVSDGVFSARTPRGEFGAHALEQATRRSRLQDAAEVPLTVIDELIEYHEGAALDDDAVVVCLDWR from the coding sequence GTGGTGGAGCGGGCCCTGCGCACCGCCCCCGCGCACGCGATCCCCGAGGCGCTGGCCGCCGCCCTCGAACGCGTCCGCCCGAGCTTCGCGGCCCTGCGCATCCTGGTGAACGACTACCACTCGCGCGTCCTGCTGCCGGTCCCGCCGCTCGACTCGGGTCCGGCCGCCGACGGTTCCGACACCCTGCGCATCCGGGGGACGGACGCGGGCCGCGCGTTCGCGTCGCGCCGTCCCGTCCGGCACTCCCCCGGCGGCGGCGCGGCCGCCGAGCTGCTGTTCGTGCCCGTCACCAGCCGCGGCGAGCGGATGGGCGTCCTCGAACTGGCCGCCGCGGAACCCTGGAGCGACGCCGACCTCGACGCCCTCCAGGAGGTCGGCGAGGTGCTCGGCTCGGCGCTGAAGGTCGCGTGGGCCCACACCGACCGCTACGAGCGTGCGCGGCGCCGCAAGCGCCTCACCCTGGCCGCCGAACTGCAGTGGCAACTGCTGCCCGGGCACGCGTGCAGCGGCGGCCGGTTCGACCTCGCCGGGCACCTGGAGCCCGCCTACTCGATCGGCGGCGACAACTTCGACTGGTCCGCCGAGCACGACCATCTCGCGCTGACCGTCACCAACGGCTCCGGCACCGGCATCCAGGCGGCGCTGCTGACGTCGCTGACCGTCGGCGCGATGCGCAACGCCCGCCGGTCGGGCGCCGACATCGCCGAGCAGGCGAGCCTCGCCAACGACATGGTGCACGTCCGCTACGGCGGCCGCGAGTTCACCGAGACGCTCGTGCTGCGCATCGACTTCGCCGACGGGGTCGTCCACGTCATCGACGCCGGCTCGCCGCGCATCCTGCGGATGCGCGGCACCGACGTCACGACCGTCGAGCTCGAGCAGCAGCTGCCGCTCGGCATGTTCCCCGACACCGCGTACAAGCCGCAGCGGTTCGGGATCGAACCGGGCGACCGGCTCGTCGTCGTCAGCGACGGGGTGTTCTCCGCCCGGACGCCGCGCGGCGAGTTCGGCGCGCACGCGCTGGAGCAGGCGACCCGCCGCAGCCGGCTGCAGGACGCGGCGGAGGTCCCGCTGACCGTCATCGACGAGCTGATCGAATACCACGAGGGCGCCGCGCTCGACGACGACGCCGTCGTGGTCTGCCTCGACTGGAGATAG
- a CDS encoding hemerythrin domain-containing protein: MSTATTVQNDIVDLLRAQHGQIRDLFDKVEHSRGEERADAFRSLVRLLAVHETAEEEIVHPAARKALPGGDGIVADRLREERAAKETLAELDGMDTSAPDFLDKLDKLRVDVLTHARAEERYEFDRLGDSFTDAQRKGFAAAVKAAEAAAPTHPHPGTESATKNMLAGPAVAIGDRVRDMIREARDGKGKG, encoded by the coding sequence ATGAGCACGGCCACCACGGTCCAGAACGACATCGTCGACCTGCTGCGCGCCCAGCACGGCCAGATCCGCGACCTGTTCGACAAGGTCGAGCACTCGCGGGGCGAGGAGCGCGCGGACGCGTTCCGGTCGCTCGTCCGGCTGCTGGCGGTGCACGAGACCGCCGAGGAGGAGATCGTCCATCCGGCGGCCCGCAAGGCGCTGCCCGGCGGCGACGGCATCGTCGCGGACCGGCTGCGCGAGGAGCGCGCGGCCAAGGAGACGCTCGCCGAGCTGGACGGCATGGACACCTCGGCGCCCGACTTCCTCGACAAGCTCGACAAGCTGCGCGTCGACGTGCTGACGCACGCCCGCGCCGAGGAGCGCTACGAGTTCGACCGGCTCGGCGACTCGTTCACCGACGCGCAGCGCAAGGGGTTCGCCGCGGCGGTCAAGGCCGCCGAGGCCGCCGCGCCCACCCACCCGCACCCGGGCACCGAGAGCGCGACGAAGAACATGCTGGCCGGACCGGCGGTCGCCATCGGCGACCGCGTCCGCGACATGATCCGCGAGGCGCGGGACGGCAAGGGCAAGGGCTGA
- a CDS encoding SCO6745 family protein gives MGEPTVTDLEQAVPTVDRTVHAIGSAWMLDPATAARGEAAGYANPFAFYFAGRGGVLGDVDASVVAAAFGWFEPGVVRIMWDEGVAVAGAREAARRYGRSCVAWGEDHLAGLDGDAIERLAELAGRVIDAAGGAGLPLFCGWRAEATADGGAARLMQRLHVLREWRAALHLCATTAAGLAPLETVLADGGPGRARFLGWRDVADDAAADASAAARREEAEAATNRLTAAVYARALTPAEFAEYAELVAKAGAAALG, from the coding sequence GTGGGCGAGCCGACCGTAACCGACCTCGAGCAGGCCGTACCGACCGTCGACCGGACCGTGCACGCGATCGGATCGGCGTGGATGCTCGATCCCGCGACCGCCGCGCGCGGCGAGGCCGCCGGGTACGCCAACCCGTTCGCGTTCTACTTCGCCGGGCGCGGCGGCGTGCTGGGCGACGTCGACGCGAGCGTGGTGGCCGCCGCGTTCGGCTGGTTCGAGCCCGGCGTCGTCCGGATCATGTGGGACGAGGGCGTGGCCGTCGCCGGAGCCCGCGAGGCGGCCCGCCGGTACGGCCGGTCCTGCGTCGCGTGGGGCGAGGACCACCTGGCCGGGCTCGACGGCGACGCGATCGAGCGGCTCGCCGAGCTGGCCGGGCGGGTCATCGACGCCGCCGGCGGCGCGGGCCTCCCGCTGTTCTGCGGCTGGCGCGCCGAGGCGACCGCCGACGGCGGCGCCGCCCGGCTGATGCAGCGGCTGCACGTCCTGCGCGAATGGCGCGCCGCCCTGCACCTGTGCGCGACGACCGCCGCGGGCCTCGCCCCGCTGGAGACCGTCCTGGCCGACGGCGGCCCCGGCCGGGCACGGTTCCTCGGCTGGCGCGACGTCGCCGACGACGCGGCCGCCGACGCGTCCGCGGCCGCCCGCCGCGAGGAGGCCGAGGCGGCGACGAACCGGCTGACGGCGGCCGTGTACGCGCGTGCGCTGACGCCGGCGGAGTTCGCCGAGTACGCCGAGCTCGTCGCGAAGGCGGGAGCCGCGGCGCTCGGCTGA